One Vibrio tapetis subsp. tapetis DNA segment encodes these proteins:
- a CDS encoding GNAT family N-acetyltransferase, which yields MIETARLMLRPTNPDDLELYCALLTDDEVTQFLPFGQPYRDEVIRKELMNRIAHWQQYEFGTFTIIRKSDGKKLGYVGVEETNSPTCFDIRFAVVPQEQDKGVAFEAAFACLDFTFKQGRMERIYGVAIPQNNRSVHLLEKLNMHPHLGIDFYSDDSFSYFSATNPHL from the coding sequence ATGATTGAAACAGCTCGCTTGATGTTACGTCCGACAAATCCGGATGATTTGGAGCTCTATTGTGCACTGCTGACCGATGATGAAGTAACCCAGTTCCTACCATTTGGCCAACCTTATCGAGACGAAGTGATCCGAAAGGAACTGATGAATCGCATTGCTCATTGGCAACAGTACGAGTTTGGCACGTTCACTATTATCCGAAAATCTGATGGTAAAAAGTTAGGTTACGTTGGAGTAGAAGAAACCAACTCTCCGACTTGTTTTGATATTCGGTTTGCAGTAGTGCCTCAAGAACAAGACAAAGGCGTTGCCTTTGAAGCGGCGTTTGCGTGTTTAGACTTTACATTTAAGCAAGGTCGTATGGAACGTATCTATGGAGTAGCGATACCGCAAAACAATCGCTCAGTCCATCTACTTGAGAAGTTGAACATGCATCCTCATTTAGGCATCGATTTTTATAGTGATGACAGTTTCAGTTATTTTTCTGCTACAAACCCACATTTATAA
- a CDS encoding DEAD/DEAH box helicase has product MTFSDFNLSSAITDAISTQFQTPTEIQKLAIPAATAGKDLLALAQTGSGKTLAFGLPTLQCVDSSSEKIQSVIVVPTRELAIQVSANLHAIAVTIGVRIVTLCGGVDQTVQLNELNKAPHIVIATPGRLLDFLNQDVVILNDVKQLVLDEADRLLDMGFWPDLQKILRFFLSQYQTMCFSATMPDNLKTVLSAILNDPIRIEAQAVNTVVETINEHLYLVNKGSKAQALIAQIKANDWQQILVFISARDNADALAKKVAKAGITVAALHGDKDQSTREQTLEQFKTNQVQVLIATDILARGIHIDALPVVVNFDLPLSAPVYVHRVGRTARAGQSGIAISLVCHGEANALKAIRELTGRSLTLNELEGFPVTDKPALESDDTSMPKRAKRDKQANRRSAKKRSSSQFKKKTTR; this is encoded by the coding sequence ATGACTTTTTCCGATTTTAACCTGTCCTCTGCCATAACTGACGCTATTTCTACGCAGTTTCAAACCCCGACTGAAATCCAGAAGTTGGCTATTCCCGCAGCTACAGCAGGCAAAGATTTACTCGCTTTAGCACAAACGGGCAGTGGTAAAACGTTAGCGTTTGGGCTGCCAACGTTACAATGTGTTGATAGCTCTAGTGAGAAAATACAGTCAGTCATTGTGGTGCCCACTCGTGAACTTGCAATCCAAGTCAGCGCTAATTTACACGCTATTGCAGTAACCATTGGTGTTCGGATAGTGACACTATGTGGTGGTGTGGACCAAACCGTGCAATTGAATGAGTTAAATAAAGCGCCGCACATCGTGATAGCCACTCCCGGTAGATTATTGGATTTTCTTAACCAAGACGTCGTGATACTAAACGATGTTAAGCAGTTGGTGTTAGATGAAGCCGATCGTCTATTAGATATGGGGTTTTGGCCTGATTTACAGAAAATACTGCGCTTTTTTCTAAGCCAATATCAAACAATGTGTTTTTCTGCCACCATGCCAGACAACTTAAAAACGGTGCTTTCGGCAATCCTAAATGATCCGATCAGGATAGAAGCTCAGGCTGTTAATACGGTGGTAGAAACCATTAATGAACATTTGTATTTGGTCAATAAAGGCAGCAAAGCACAAGCGTTAATTGCTCAGATAAAAGCGAATGACTGGCAACAGATTTTGGTGTTTATTAGTGCGCGTGATAATGCCGACGCATTAGCGAAGAAAGTGGCTAAAGCGGGTATAACCGTGGCAGCATTACATGGCGATAAAGACCAAAGTACACGTGAGCAAACGTTAGAACAGTTTAAAACGAACCAAGTTCAAGTGTTAATAGCAACAGACATTCTAGCGCGAGGCATTCATATTGATGCGCTTCCAGTTGTCGTTAATTTTGACTTACCTCTTAGTGCACCAGTCTATGTTCATAGAGTTGGAAGAACCGCTCGTGCTGGCCAAAGTGGTATCGCTATTTCATTGGTATGCCATGGTGAAGCAAATGCACTGAAGGCAATAAGAGAGCTGACAGGCCGATCACTGACTTTGAATGAGCTTGAAGGCTTTCCTGTAACCGATAAACCGGCATTAGAAAGTGACGATACGAGCATGCCAAAGCGTGCTAAACGGGATAAGCAAGCAAACCGTCGCAGTGCTAAAAAGCGCAGTAGTAGCCAGTTTAAGAAGAAAACGACCAGGTAG
- a CDS encoding pirin family protein: MNSSRQVQKVIASHPTSDGDGVRIQRVTGFNDARYSPFLMIDELKSDDSKDYIGGFPPHPHRGIETLTYMRQGHFQHRDHMGNVGQLKSGGAQWMAAGRGVIHSEMPMMEEGGLHGFQIWINQPAKNKMQPAQYHDFQADVITQWNKENQGLLRVIAGDLSVTSSTAQKPDMLGGPLQTTGVPLSVSDWVASAHDTISVSTIEEYNAFVYVYKGKVRVGNVDLKQGQLALLDHAMLISLLAHEEAGVLIFVGQPIDEPIVHYGPFVMNTQQEIEQTILDYQSGLFDTY, translated from the coding sequence ATGAATTCAAGCAGACAAGTTCAAAAAGTTATCGCCTCTCACCCTACTTCTGACGGTGACGGCGTTCGTATTCAACGCGTCACGGGTTTCAATGATGCTCGCTACTCTCCGTTTTTAATGATCGACGAGCTAAAGTCCGATGACAGCAAGGACTACATTGGCGGCTTTCCACCTCACCCACACCGTGGTATAGAAACTCTCACCTATATGCGCCAAGGTCATTTCCAGCACCGCGACCATATGGGTAACGTAGGTCAACTTAAAAGTGGTGGCGCACAATGGATGGCAGCAGGACGCGGGGTAATTCATAGCGAAATGCCAATGATGGAAGAAGGTGGACTGCACGGGTTCCAAATTTGGATCAATCAGCCAGCTAAGAACAAAATGCAGCCAGCTCAATACCACGATTTTCAAGCCGATGTGATAACACAATGGAATAAAGAAAATCAGGGTCTATTGCGCGTAATTGCGGGAGACCTATCGGTTACGTCAAGTACCGCTCAGAAACCAGATATGCTTGGCGGTCCACTGCAAACAACAGGCGTACCGCTTTCTGTTTCCGATTGGGTTGCGAGCGCTCACGATACAATAAGCGTATCAACAATCGAGGAATACAATGCGTTTGTTTACGTATACAAGGGAAAAGTAAGGGTAGGCAATGTTGACCTAAAACAAGGCCAATTAGCTTTGCTTGATCACGCTATGCTTATTAGCTTATTGGCACACGAAGAGGCTGGGGTACTGATTTTTGTCGGCCAACCAATAGATGAGCCTATTGTCCACTACGGGCCATTTGTCATGAATACCCAGCAAGAAATTGAACAAACTATTTTGGACTATCAGTCGGGCTTATTTGATACCTACTGA
- a CDS encoding GGDEF domain-containing protein yields the protein MQPLAGRRLGEMADVRLLRKKRTMIALSVIVFVLLILFGTINLRTGDSAQALIHFSCATIVTGNLIAFLAISKYGIASHVLCIVLFTHAVVLILTGGTTSTSLHWIYPILATIIFVSNQRTGMGITACFMLFCTVVLNMPNFPYLYADYSEFSNTRFLASLGAFLVICHFFSYQHAKTHRYVLALYQEGIEDLAYRDNLTGLANRWSFERWCTRKLVDLNDNRNITAVVFIDNFKQINDIYGHSTGDKLLQSFGKRLANQLRTKNRKDNRDEFSIARYAGDEFVIFLYDVPNTVALDNIMSRILSLFKDGYKVGEEVNHISLSIGVSIYKQDADDLSELLRCADKAMYSAKCAGKNNYEYYHNSHPDAKISSTSLETSNQHNVTPFRKRK from the coding sequence ATGCAACCTTTGGCTGGACGGCGGCTTGGTGAAATGGCAGATGTGCGACTCTTGCGTAAAAAGCGAACCATGATCGCTCTCTCAGTGATCGTGTTTGTGTTATTGATTCTATTTGGCACCATCAACTTACGTACTGGAGACTCCGCCCAAGCATTGATTCATTTCTCATGTGCAACCATCGTGACGGGGAATCTCATTGCCTTCTTAGCCATAAGTAAATATGGCATTGCCTCGCACGTATTGTGCATTGTCTTGTTTACGCATGCTGTCGTACTCATTCTTACAGGTGGCACTACCTCTACATCATTACATTGGATTTATCCCATTCTCGCCACCATCATTTTTGTCAGCAATCAAAGAACGGGCATGGGCATCACCGCTTGTTTTATGCTGTTTTGCACTGTCGTACTGAACATGCCCAATTTCCCTTACCTTTATGCCGACTATAGCGAATTTTCGAATACTCGTTTCCTCGCAAGCTTAGGCGCATTTTTAGTCATCTGTCATTTCTTCTCTTATCAACACGCAAAAACGCATCGCTATGTGTTAGCGCTTTACCAAGAAGGCATTGAAGATTTGGCCTATCGCGATAACTTAACAGGCCTTGCTAATCGCTGGAGTTTTGAACGCTGGTGTACAAGGAAGTTGGTAGACTTAAACGACAATCGCAATATCACCGCAGTGGTGTTCATTGATAATTTTAAACAAATCAATGATATTTATGGGCATTCCACCGGCGACAAGTTGTTACAAAGCTTCGGAAAAAGGTTGGCAAATCAGCTTCGAACCAAAAACAGAAAAGACAACAGGGACGAGTTTTCTATCGCTCGATATGCAGGCGATGAGTTCGTTATATTTTTATATGACGTACCCAATACGGTTGCCCTAGATAACATCATGAGCCGGATTTTGTCGCTGTTTAAAGACGGGTACAAGGTAGGCGAAGAGGTGAATCATATTTCATTAAGTATCGGTGTATCCATATACAAGCAAGATGCCGATGATTTATCAGAACTACTACGCTGCGCTGATAAGGCGATGTACAGCGCCAAATGTGCAGGTAAAAATAACTATGAGTATTACCATAACTCACACCCCGACGCGAAAATCAGTTCAACGTCTCTAGAAACGTCTAACCAACACAACGTGACTCCATTTAGAAAGCGCAAATAG
- a CDS encoding Lon protease family protein, with product MTIQSLSSNELYNTAELANLPCKSTKDLPPIDEIVGQERAQKAVEFAMSIKEKGYNIYAIGRNGLGKRTMILRYLNRHSQSTEALYDWCYVANFEEIRTPKILKLPAGLGGKFAKDIEKLMTKLVKAMPLAFDNELYFARADKLKNQLAQKQQVELDRISKDAKEKGVNLTITNQGDYQFVAMDGEELHTEESFEALSRKEQEDFDKTIDELEVDLRTMVRKLTEWEEGFSEKIQKLNNEVTLDVIAHFIKALKKDYSDYPEVKKHLSDMQKDIVENVEIFLEEGGEQAEISSASLENKLPRRYKINVLVNQKSESLPIIVEENPNYHSLFGYTETATFKGTVFTDFSLIRPGSLHKANGGVLLMDAIKVLEQPYVWDGLKRALRARQLSLTSLEKELTLTGAVSLDPEPIPLDVKIILFGDYRTYQLLQHYDAEFAELFRVTADFEDEMPRTEEAELHYARFISSIVHDNGMLHCDKKAIARIIEHSSRQAGDRNKLSLHSAHIANLLRESNYVAKAANSNLIRVGHVDQALASQMMRVGRLKDSVMESFTNGTTLIKTEGAAIGQINALSVLSTSDLMFGAPNRITATTAYGEGEVIDIERNVDLGGSIHSKGVLILSAYLASVFGKTAKVPLSTHITFEQSYGGVDGDSASMAEVCAIVSAYSKQANRQDIAITGSMNQFGESQPIGGVNEKIEGFFDVCCIKGRNNNQGVIIPRSNAHNLMLRQDIVQAVEKGEFNIWAIEHVTEAIEIFTGKCAGEMGEEGTYPIDSIYGIAQAKLNALRK from the coding sequence ATGACAATTCAATCATTATCATCAAACGAATTGTACAACACGGCTGAACTCGCGAACTTACCATGTAAATCGACGAAAGATCTGCCCCCGATAGACGAAATTGTAGGGCAAGAACGTGCACAAAAAGCCGTTGAATTTGCGATGTCTATTAAAGAGAAAGGCTATAACATTTATGCGATAGGGCGTAATGGACTAGGCAAGCGCACGATGATATTGCGTTACCTAAATCGTCACAGTCAATCAACGGAAGCACTGTATGATTGGTGCTATGTTGCAAACTTTGAAGAAATCCGCACCCCTAAAATACTGAAATTGCCAGCAGGGCTGGGCGGAAAGTTCGCTAAAGATATTGAAAAGCTAATGACCAAGCTGGTCAAAGCGATGCCGTTAGCATTTGATAATGAGCTGTATTTTGCACGAGCTGATAAGCTAAAGAATCAATTGGCTCAAAAGCAGCAAGTCGAACTCGATAGAATTAGCAAGGATGCCAAAGAGAAAGGGGTGAACCTCACCATAACCAATCAGGGTGATTATCAATTTGTCGCAATGGACGGTGAAGAGCTTCATACTGAAGAAAGCTTTGAGGCTCTTTCTCGCAAAGAACAAGAGGATTTTGATAAAACCATTGATGAATTGGAAGTTGATCTTCGGACAATGGTGCGTAAATTAACGGAGTGGGAAGAAGGCTTTTCTGAAAAAATCCAAAAGCTTAATAACGAGGTGACCTTAGATGTCATTGCTCACTTTATCAAAGCTCTGAAAAAGGATTATTCGGATTATCCAGAGGTGAAGAAACACCTGAGTGATATGCAAAAAGACATTGTTGAAAATGTCGAGATCTTCCTCGAAGAGGGAGGAGAACAGGCTGAAATTTCTTCCGCATCACTCGAGAACAAGCTTCCGCGTCGCTATAAAATTAATGTGTTGGTCAATCAAAAATCTGAAAGCCTTCCTATCATCGTGGAAGAAAATCCAAATTATCATTCTTTGTTTGGATACACCGAAACCGCGACCTTTAAAGGCACAGTGTTTACCGATTTCTCTTTAATTCGTCCGGGCAGTTTGCATAAAGCCAATGGCGGCGTGTTACTGATGGACGCAATTAAAGTGCTAGAGCAGCCTTACGTATGGGATGGGTTAAAAAGAGCCTTACGGGCGCGCCAACTAAGTTTAACATCACTTGAAAAAGAACTGACGCTAACCGGAGCTGTATCGCTTGATCCAGAGCCGATCCCTCTCGATGTGAAAATCATCCTATTTGGTGATTATCGTACCTACCAATTGTTGCAACACTACGATGCTGAATTTGCAGAACTTTTTAGAGTGACTGCGGATTTTGAAGATGAAATGCCAAGAACGGAAGAAGCTGAGCTTCATTATGCACGCTTTATTTCTAGCATTGTTCACGATAACGGCATGTTGCATTGTGATAAAAAAGCCATTGCTCGAATTATTGAGCATAGCTCCAGGCAAGCAGGGGATCGCAATAAGCTCTCTTTGCATTCCGCGCACATAGCTAATTTACTACGAGAATCAAACTATGTAGCGAAAGCTGCCAACTCAAATTTGATTCGAGTTGGGCATGTTGATCAAGCGTTGGCGAGCCAAATGATGCGAGTCGGGCGGTTAAAAGACAGCGTGATGGAAAGCTTTACCAATGGCACGACATTAATTAAAACCGAGGGTGCAGCAATCGGTCAGATTAATGCCTTGTCGGTATTGAGTACCTCTGATCTCATGTTTGGAGCCCCTAACCGAATTACGGCAACCACGGCCTATGGTGAGGGAGAAGTCATCGATATCGAGCGCAACGTTGATTTAGGCGGCAGCATTCACTCTAAAGGTGTGTTGATTTTATCCGCTTATTTGGCATCTGTGTTTGGTAAAACAGCGAAGGTTCCGCTATCGACTCATATTACTTTTGAACAATCTTACGGTGGTGTTGATGGCGACAGTGCCAGTATGGCTGAAGTGTGTGCCATTGTATCGGCTTACTCAAAACAAGCTAACCGCCAAGACATCGCGATAACGGGGTCAATGAATCAATTTGGTGAGTCACAACCCATCGGCGGCGTGAACGAGAAAATTGAAGGATTTTTTGATGTGTGCTGCATTAAAGGCAGGAACAACAATCAAGGCGTGATCATTCCTAGATCCAATGCCCATAATTTGATGCTAAGACAAGACATCGTGCAGGCGGTTGAGAAAGGTGAGTTCAATATTTGGGCCATAGAACACGTCACAGAAGCCATTGAGATATTTACTGGTAAATGTGCGGGTGAAATGGGTGAAGAAGGGACGTATCCAATAGACAGCATTTACGGAATTGCACAGGCAAAATTGAATGCGCTGAGAAAATAG
- a CDS encoding YfcC family protein yields MTTETAPTHEKKSGFFANFKFPSAYTILFVLIALVALMTWIVPAGQYDREMNQNLGREVPISGTYKSVEGNPQGVFDILLAPIDGFYDHNSYQAAAIDVSLFILIIGGFLGLVTKTGAIDAGIERVTARLKGREELMIPILMALFATGGTVYGMAEESLPFYTLLVPVMMAARFDPLTAAATVLLGAGIGTLGSIINPFATVIAANAAGIPFTDGIVLRVAILVIGWLICVAYVMRYARMVRSDPSTSVVYDQSDADKAHFLGNQNGEAIEFTTTRKLILTIFGASFVFMIYGVSIAGWWMAEISAMFLASTIVIGLVAKMNEEEFTSSFIDGARDLLGVALIVGIARGIVVVMDRGMITDTILFSAEQIITGLSSVVFINVMFFLEVLLSFLVPSTSGLAVLTMPIMAPLADFAGVGRDLVVTAYQSASGLVNLVTPTSAVVMGGLAIARVPYIRYVKWVAPLLGILTLFCVAILSVAAII; encoded by the coding sequence ATGACAACCGAAACTGCACCAACCCATGAAAAGAAAAGCGGCTTTTTTGCCAACTTTAAATTTCCATCGGCTTATACAATTTTATTTGTATTAATCGCACTAGTTGCTCTAATGACTTGGATAGTGCCAGCCGGTCAATATGACCGAGAAATGAACCAAAACCTAGGTCGGGAAGTACCTATTTCAGGTACTTACAAATCCGTTGAAGGTAACCCTCAAGGAGTGTTCGATATTTTACTCGCGCCAATTGACGGTTTTTACGATCACAACTCCTACCAAGCTGCCGCTATTGATGTTTCTCTTTTCATTTTGATCATTGGTGGATTTCTTGGTTTAGTCACAAAAACGGGGGCCATCGATGCAGGAATAGAGCGTGTAACCGCCCGGTTAAAAGGGCGAGAGGAGCTTATGATCCCTATTCTCATGGCTCTATTTGCAACTGGGGGCACCGTGTATGGTATGGCCGAAGAATCCTTACCATTCTATACGTTATTAGTACCAGTCATGATGGCCGCGCGTTTCGATCCGTTAACGGCTGCAGCAACAGTGCTACTCGGAGCTGGCATCGGTACTCTCGGATCGATCATTAACCCATTTGCTACGGTTATTGCGGCCAATGCGGCAGGGATCCCTTTTACAGACGGTATCGTACTTCGCGTTGCTATTTTAGTTATTGGTTGGTTAATTTGTGTTGCCTATGTCATGCGTTATGCCCGCATGGTTCGCAGCGACCCATCCACTTCCGTCGTCTATGATCAAAGCGACGCTGATAAAGCGCATTTCCTTGGCAATCAAAATGGTGAAGCGATTGAGTTTACTACCACTAGAAAACTGATCTTAACCATTTTCGGTGCATCCTTTGTTTTCATGATTTACGGTGTCTCTATTGCAGGTTGGTGGATGGCTGAAATTTCTGCCATGTTCTTAGCCTCAACCATCGTCATTGGTTTGGTCGCTAAAATGAACGAAGAGGAGTTCACAAGTAGTTTCATTGATGGGGCTCGCGATCTATTAGGCGTTGCTTTAATCGTGGGTATCGCTCGAGGTATTGTCGTCGTAATGGATCGAGGAATGATCACCGATACGATTCTTTTCTCTGCAGAGCAAATCATCACGGGTCTATCTTCGGTTGTCTTCATCAATGTCATGTTCTTCCTTGAGGTACTGCTTTCCTTTTTGGTTCCCTCCACTTCGGGCCTTGCTGTACTAACAATGCCGATCATGGCGCCATTAGCTGATTTTGCAGGTGTGGGGCGTGACTTAGTTGTTACCGCATATCAATCGGCTTCTGGCTTAGTCAACTTAGTGACACCTACTTCCGCGGTCGTGATGGGAGGTTTGGCGATTGCTCGTGTTCCCTATATTCGCTATGTAAAATGGGTTGCACCTCTGTTAGGTATTTTGACCTTATTTTGCGTCGCCATCTTAAGCGTTGCCGCCATCATCTAA
- a CDS encoding arginine repressor translates to MSETQKLATIDYSEDKTLTIACKQLLQQQSFGTQNELREALIDIGFKGISQSTVSRLLSQLGVVKVQNACGKKVYCVTVETAPVRVTSSISSQIEFVTHNRDLVIIKTHPGSAQLIARLVDIDPHTEILGTVGGNDTVLIIPKDVNNIDSCERIVRARLGVPYP, encoded by the coding sequence ATGAGCGAAACTCAAAAGCTTGCCACTATCGACTACAGTGAAGACAAAACGCTTACTATCGCTTGTAAACAACTGCTACAGCAACAAAGCTTCGGTACTCAAAACGAGTTGCGTGAAGCGTTAATAGATATCGGTTTTAAAGGCATCAGCCAATCAACCGTCTCTCGATTACTCTCCCAGCTTGGGGTTGTCAAAGTACAGAATGCCTGTGGTAAAAAAGTATACTGTGTAACAGTAGAAACCGCTCCTGTGCGCGTCACGTCTTCAATTTCATCTCAAATAGAATTTGTTACCCACAATCGAGATCTCGTTATAATAAAAACTCACCCAGGAAGCGCTCAACTCATCGCTCGCTTAGTAGATATTGACCCTCATACTGAAATTTTAGGTACGGTTGGCGGTAACGATACGGTTCTTATCATACCAAAGGACGTTAACAACATTGACAGTTGCGAACGTATAGTTAGAGCTCGCTTAGGCGTGCCCTATCCATAA
- the pyrI gene encoding aspartate carbamoyltransferase regulatory subunit, with the protein MVKKTKLQVEAIRNGSVIDHIPANLGIKVLKLFSMHKSSEPITIGLNLPSSALGAKDLIKIENVYLTGKQASQLALYAPMATVNQIEDYKVVSKLNLTLPNSIESVFECPNSNCISHGEPVESSFRVQKKQEKIHLKCHYCEKVFSREIMSEVR; encoded by the coding sequence ATCGTGAAAAAGACAAAACTGCAAGTAGAAGCGATCCGAAACGGCAGCGTTATCGACCATATTCCAGCAAATCTTGGCATCAAAGTTCTAAAGCTATTTAGTATGCACAAGAGTAGCGAACCCATCACCATCGGGCTAAACCTACCGTCATCAGCCCTTGGTGCTAAAGACCTTATTAAGATTGAAAATGTATACTTAACAGGAAAACAAGCCAGCCAGTTAGCTTTGTACGCACCGATGGCTACCGTTAATCAAATAGAAGATTACAAGGTTGTAAGTAAACTCAATCTAACGTTACCAAATAGTATTGAAAGTGTTTTTGAATGCCCAAATAGCAACTGTATCTCGCACGGCGAACCCGTAGAAAGTAGCTTTCGTGTTCAGAAAAAACAAGAAAAGATACACCTAAAATGCCACTACTGTGAAAAAGTATTCTCACGCGAAATCATGTCAGAAGTTCGCTAA
- the pyrB gene encoding aspartate carbamoyltransferase yields the protein MAHSLFSKHIISIPELSREELELVVDKATKLKADPNPELLKNKVVASCFFEPSTRTRLSFETAVQRLGGTVIGFDNGGNTSLAKKGEILADSVQVISSYVDAFVMRHPQEGAARLASEFSNGVPIINGGDGANQHPTQTLLDLFSIHETQGTLDNLNVAFVGDLKYGRTVHSLTQALAKFDNVHFFFIAPEALLMPDYICEELEKSDIKFSMHSNIDEVIPELDILYMTRVQKERFDESEYAHIKSAFVLTADSLQGARENLKVLHPLPRVDEITTDVDKTKHAYYFEQAKNGVYAREALLALVLNDTI from the coding sequence ATGGCACATTCATTATTTAGTAAACACATTATATCCATTCCTGAACTCAGTAGAGAGGAGCTTGAGTTAGTCGTCGATAAGGCCACTAAATTAAAGGCAGACCCCAACCCTGAGCTTTTAAAAAACAAAGTGGTTGCAAGTTGTTTTTTTGAGCCTTCAACACGGACTCGCCTATCCTTTGAAACAGCAGTTCAACGTTTAGGTGGAACCGTGATCGGCTTCGACAATGGGGGTAACACATCACTGGCAAAAAAAGGCGAAATACTTGCAGATTCAGTCCAAGTGATCTCATCTTATGTCGATGCATTTGTCATGCGCCACCCGCAAGAAGGCGCAGCACGTTTAGCTTCTGAGTTTTCTAACGGTGTCCCTATCATTAACGGAGGCGACGGAGCAAACCAGCACCCAACTCAAACCCTGCTCGACCTTTTTTCTATTCACGAAACTCAGGGCACACTCGATAACCTCAATGTGGCATTCGTAGGGGATCTAAAGTATGGGCGTACTGTTCATTCATTAACCCAAGCATTGGCAAAATTCGACAATGTGCACTTTTTCTTTATCGCACCAGAAGCGCTCTTGATGCCTGATTACATTTGTGAGGAATTAGAGAAGTCTGACATTAAGTTCAGTATGCACAGCAACATTGACGAGGTGATACCTGAACTTGACATCTTATACATGACGCGCGTACAGAAAGAACGATTCGATGAGTCTGAATATGCGCATATCAAATCAGCCTTTGTCCTAACCGCCGATTCTTTACAAGGCGCACGTGAAAATCTAAAAGTTCTTCACCCACTTCCCCGCGTTGATGAAATCACCACGGATGTAGATAAAACAAAACACGCATACTACTTCGAACAAGCAAAAAATGGCGTTTACGCTCGTGAAGCCTTATTAGCATTAGTTCTAAACGACACTATTTAA
- a CDS encoding ornithine carbamoyltransferase: MAFNLRNRNFLKLLDFSPCEIQHMLELSADLKKAKYNGYEQPRLKNKNIALIFEKTSTRTRCAFEVAAFDQGARVSYLGPTGSQIGHKESMKDTARVLGRMYDGIEYRGFGQSIVEELGAYAGVPVWNGLTDEFHPTQILADFLTMMEHGRGKQLHEIKFAYLGDARNNMGNSLMVGAAKMGVDIRLVAPKAFWPEETLVAQCREIAEETGAKITVTDDVQEGIQGCDFLYTDVWVSMGEAKEAWAERINLMMPYQVNMEMLKATGNPHVKFMHCLPAFHGEDTTIGKQLAAEYPQLKNGVEVTDEVIESKHSIVFDEAENRMHTIKAVMVATLGD; the protein is encoded by the coding sequence ATGGCTTTCAATTTACGTAATCGCAATTTCCTAAAATTATTAGATTTTTCTCCATGTGAAATCCAGCACATGTTGGAGTTATCCGCCGACCTTAAAAAAGCAAAATATAATGGTTACGAGCAACCTCGATTAAAGAATAAAAACATAGCGTTAATTTTCGAGAAAACGTCGACTCGCACTCGTTGTGCTTTTGAGGTTGCCGCATTTGATCAAGGAGCTCGAGTTTCTTATCTCGGCCCAACAGGCTCACAAATCGGCCACAAAGAGTCAATGAAAGATACAGCTCGTGTTCTCGGTCGCATGTATGACGGCATTGAATACCGAGGTTTCGGTCAAAGTATTGTAGAAGAGCTCGGCGCCTATGCCGGCGTTCCTGTATGGAACGGGCTAACCGATGAATTCCACCCGACTCAGATCCTAGCGGACTTCCTCACCATGATGGAGCATGGCAGGGGAAAACAACTTCACGAAATAAAGTTTGCGTATCTAGGAGACGCTCGAAACAACATGGGTAACTCACTAATGGTGGGCGCCGCGAAAATGGGCGTTGATATTCGTCTAGTTGCCCCAAAAGCCTTTTGGCCCGAAGAAACATTAGTCGCGCAGTGTCGTGAAATAGCGGAGGAAACAGGGGCTAAAATTACAGTAACTGATGACGTGCAAGAAGGCATTCAAGGGTGCGATTTTTTATACACTGATGTCTGGGTATCTATGGGCGAAGCAAAAGAAGCATGGGCTGAACGAATTAACCTAATGATGCCATACCAAGTCAACATGGAGATGCTAAAAGCAACCGGTAACCCACACGTTAAATTCATGCACTGCTTACCGGCATTCCACGGTGAAGACACGACAATTGGCAAGCAATTAGCGGCAGAGTATCCGCAGCTAAAAAATGGGGTAGAAGTAACAGATGAAGTGATTGAATCTAAACATTCTATCGTCTTCGATGAAGCTGAAAACCGCATGCATACAATCAAAGCCGTCATGGTGGCAACTCTGGGCGATTGA